The following are from one region of the Polaribacter marinaquae genome:
- a CDS encoding TonB-dependent receptor: protein MKIFANFYLLFILGVFTTNAQLNSIKGKITSNGKPLPYVNVYLKNTKIGTSSNENGFFELQNIENGIYTIVASSIGFKSKSAKINVKNASTIIKNFDLNENNDLDEIVVSGTLRPVTKSNSPVPVEVYSKTFFKKNPTPSIFESLQNVNGVRPQLNCNVCNTGDIHINGLEGPYTFVLIDGMPIVSGLSTVYGLTGIPQALIERVEVVKGPASTLYGSEAVGGIINIITKKTSNAPVISTDVLGSSWGEINTDIGVKYNISEKTTGLLGVNYFNYQNRIDNNNDGFTDLTLQNRISVFNKINIERESEKLFTIAGRFVYEDRWGGELDWEKEFRGTDVKYGESIYTNRWETFGTYQLPTSEDISFQFSANGHYQNSFYGTDSYNAEQLIGFGQFIYNKKIAKKHDFLFGLAYRYTYYEDNTFATLETDGVTNKPSVTHLPGAFVQDEVSLNSQNKLLLGARWDYNSLHGNIVSPRVNYKWNSKDNSNIFRASVGNGFRVANVFTEDHAALTGAREVEFDGELNPETSWNANINFVKKINTENAFITLDASAFYTYFNNRILPDYETDPNKIIYANLEGHSVSKGISLNTDFTFTNGLTINAGATLMDVSITENNIKKRQLLTESFSGVWSISYRFNNNYTLDYTGNVYGLMRLPLLGENDTRDANSPWFSIQNIQLTKKFSSNWETYGGIKNILNFTPAANSINNASNPFDKGIDTEQNPELAFDPSYVYASNQGIRLFLGVRYTLF, encoded by the coding sequence ATGAAAATATTTGCAAATTTTTACTTGTTATTTATTTTAGGTGTTTTTACTACTAATGCACAATTAAATTCTATTAAAGGTAAAATTACGTCTAACGGAAAGCCATTACCTTATGTAAATGTATATTTAAAAAATACAAAAATCGGAACGTCTTCTAATGAAAACGGCTTTTTCGAATTACAAAATATCGAAAATGGAATCTATACAATAGTAGCAAGTAGTATCGGTTTTAAATCAAAATCTGCAAAAATAAATGTAAAAAACGCATCTACAATTATTAAAAATTTCGACTTAAACGAGAACAATGATTTAGATGAAATTGTAGTTTCTGGAACTTTAAGACCTGTAACAAAATCTAACAGTCCTGTTCCTGTAGAAGTCTACAGCAAAACTTTTTTTAAAAAAAATCCTACGCCTTCTATTTTCGAATCACTTCAAAATGTTAACGGTGTAAGACCTCAATTAAATTGTAATGTTTGCAATACTGGTGATATTCACATAAATGGTTTAGAGGGACCTTATACATTTGTGTTAATTGATGGAATGCCAATTGTTAGTGGACTTTCGACTGTTTATGGTTTAACCGGAATTCCGCAAGCTTTAATAGAACGAGTAGAAGTTGTTAAAGGTCCTGCATCTACATTATATGGTTCTGAAGCCGTTGGAGGAATCATAAATATAATCACAAAAAAAACATCCAATGCACCTGTTATTTCTACTGATGTATTAGGAAGTTCTTGGGGAGAAATTAATACAGACATTGGTGTAAAATATAATATTTCTGAGAAAACAACCGGTCTTTTAGGTGTAAACTACTTTAACTACCAAAATAGAATTGATAACAACAACGATGGTTTTACAGATTTAACACTTCAAAATAGAATTTCTGTTTTCAACAAAATTAATATCGAAAGAGAAAGCGAAAAACTCTTTACAATTGCTGGTCGATTTGTATATGAAGATCGTTGGGGAGGAGAATTAGATTGGGAAAAAGAATTTAGAGGTACAGATGTTAAATACGGCGAAAGTATTTACACGAATAGATGGGAAACTTTTGGTACTTATCAACTACCAACATCCGAAGATATCAGTTTTCAATTTAGTGCAAATGGGCATTATCAGAATTCTTTTTACGGCACAGACAGTTACAATGCAGAACAATTAATAGGTTTCGGACAATTTATCTACAATAAAAAAATTGCAAAAAAACACGATTTCTTATTTGGTTTAGCTTACAGATACACGTATTACGAAGACAATACTTTTGCAACTTTAGAAACAGATGGTGTTACCAACAAACCGTCTGTTACGCATTTACCTGGTGCTTTTGTTCAAGATGAAGTCTCTTTAAATTCTCAAAATAAATTATTATTGGGTGCAAGATGGGATTATAATAGTTTACACGGAAACATTGTATCGCCAAGAGTAAATTACAAATGGAATTCTAAAGATAATTCTAACATTTTTAGAGCAAGTGTTGGTAACGGATTTAGAGTTGCCAATGTTTTTACAGAAGATCATGCGGCTTTAACTGGCGCGAGAGAAGTAGAATTCGACGGAGAATTAAACCCTGAGACTTCTTGGAACGCAAACATAAATTTTGTGAAAAAAATAAATACAGAAAATGCGTTTATAACGTTAGATGCAAGTGCTTTTTATACTTATTTTAACAATAGAATTTTACCTGATTACGAAACTGATCCTAATAAAATTATCTATGCAAATCTAGAAGGTCATTCGGTTTCTAAAGGAATTTCTTTAAATACAGATTTTACGTTTACAAACGGTCTAACAATTAATGCCGGTGCAACACTTATGGATGTTTCTATTACCGAAAACAACATTAAAAAAAGACAATTATTAACAGAATCTTTTAGTGGTGTTTGGTCTATTTCTTATCGATTTAACAACAACTACACATTAGATTATACAGGCAATGTTTACGGGCTAATGCGATTGCCTTTGTTAGGAGAAAATGACACAAGAGATGCCAATTCACCTTGGTTTAGTATTCAAAATATTCAGCTAACAAAAAAGTTTTCGTCTAATTGGGAAACTTACGGAGGCATTAAAAATATATTAAATTTTACACCAGCAGCAAACAGTATTAACAATGCTAGCAATCCTTTTGATAAAGGAATAGACACAGAACAAAATCCAGAATTAGCATTCGACCCAAGTTATGTTTATGCTTCAAATCAAGGCATAAGATTATTTTTAGGCGTTCGATATACACTCTTTTAA
- a CDS encoding thioredoxin family protein, whose protein sequence is MKKYFILLVFFGCISSFAQKKGLLLKTYTFKEVEKKMKQTPKPIVVFNYTDWCKICFGMKQTTFNNSNVIALLNKHFYFIKLNGEEKKDIRFLGNIFKYLPSGSNTGVHELTKALATNHKKIAYPTTTILNSNLEIDAQLVGFYNSKKFRKVLEKLL, encoded by the coding sequence ATGAAAAAATATTTTATCCTTTTAGTTTTCTTCGGATGTATTTCTAGCTTTGCTCAAAAGAAAGGACTACTATTAAAAACTTATACTTTTAAAGAAGTTGAAAAAAAAATGAAGCAGACACCAAAGCCAATTGTCGTATTTAATTATACAGATTGGTGCAAAATTTGCTTCGGAATGAAACAAACTACTTTTAATAATAGCAACGTTATTGCGCTACTAAACAAACATTTCTATTTTATTAAACTAAACGGAGAAGAGAAAAAAGACATACGTTTTTTAGGTAACATTTTTAAATATTTACCTTCTGGATCTAATACCGGCGTTCATGAACTTACGAAAGCGCTTGCAACGAATCATAAAAAAATTGCATATCCAACAACCACTATTTTAAACTCAAATTTAGAAATTGATGCGCAATTAGTTGGCTTTTATAACTCTAAAAAATTCAGAAAAGTTTTAGAAAAACTGCTTTAA
- a CDS encoding metal-dependent transcriptional regulator, translating into MFTLSEENYLKAIYHLELDANKGISTNAIAEKLATKASSVTDMVKKLSEKEVVIYKKYKGVTLTELGKTIAANVVRKHRLWEVFLVEKLNFSWDEVHDVAEQLEHIKSAKLIDQLDSFLGFPTHDPHGDPIPDKDGNLKTIEKSLLATLSKNESGICVGVDDSSSEFLQFLDKKGITLGKKITIIDKEDFDNSLSILIEDKKLNISNKIANNLYIKKA; encoded by the coding sequence ATGTTTACCCTTTCTGAAGAAAATTATTTAAAAGCAATATATCATTTAGAATTAGATGCTAATAAAGGTATTAGTACAAATGCTATTGCAGAAAAATTAGCTACAAAAGCTTCTTCTGTTACAGACATGGTTAAAAAACTATCTGAAAAAGAAGTTGTTATCTATAAGAAGTACAAAGGGGTTACATTAACCGAGCTAGGAAAAACAATTGCAGCAAATGTTGTTAGAAAGCATAGGTTGTGGGAGGTTTTTTTAGTGGAAAAATTAAACTTTTCTTGGGATGAGGTGCATGATGTTGCAGAACAATTAGAGCATATAAAATCGGCTAAATTAATTGATCAATTAGATAGTTTTTTAGGTTTTCCTACACACGATCCTCACGGAGATCCTATACCAGATAAAGATGGTAATTTAAAAACGATAGAGAAAAGTTTATTAGCTACGTTATCTAAAAATGAAAGTGGTATTTGTGTTGGGGTTGATGATTCTTCATCAGAGTTTTTACAGTTTTTAGATAAAAAAGGAATAACATTGGGTAAGAAAATTACCATTATAGATAAAGAAGATTTCGATAATTCATTATCTATATTAATAGAAGATAAAAAACTAAATATTTCTAATAAAATAGCAAACAATTTATACATTAAAAAAGCATGA